GTTTTTAGCGTTTTGCAGGCAAATTTATCTATCTCTATTGCTTTTGCCGTATAAAATTTTAATCTGGGATATTCCCTGTTCAGATAGCTGAATCCGCCGTGGAAACCGAGATCCAGACCGCCTGCACCTGTGAATGTTGAAAAGATTTTATATATATGCTTTTCCATTATTGCTTACCTTGTATTGTATTATTTATGTTCTAATTGTAACATATATGCTGCATATTGTCAATTTTTTAAAAACAGATTTATCAATCATCAGAACAAATTTGATATATTATGCATATTTTTGTTACAATTGTTTTAAAAATGAATTTTAATGCTAAAGTAGGGAAGATGAAAGAAAAAGCAAAAAATTTGCTAAAAAGCGAGCTTGTAAAAAGAGGATTAAAATATTCCGATCTTGCATTTCTTATGAAACAAAAACAGTATAATGAAAATGCGGATGCAATAAGGACAAAAATAAACAGAGGTACTTTTTCGTTCGAATTTTTTTTAAAAGTTCTTGATGCTATGGATGCGGAGCTTATTGTAAAAGACAAAGATAAAAAAGATCCTGGTTAATATCAGTAAATTTGTGTGGATGATTTATTGGGAGACTGTATAAAAAATATACTTTCTAATATATTATATTCAAAAGAAGTAAAAATATTTTGACTTAATTACATTAGAGTAGCAAGTTCCGGTCTTTTTCTTTTTTCTAGTACAATCCCTAATAACCTCGACAGAGTTGAATAAGAAGGCTCTATTCCATTTTTTTTCATCCAAGAACAAGCATTTTTAGCTTCCTCAATAGTTACTAGATGGGGCTGTTTTTTATGAATCCATGTTGCTGTTTCGTACCAGTAGGGAGTATAGTTCAAATCTCTTTTGAGAATAGAATATGAAATTTTGTTTGATGTGATAAACCGTTTTAAATTTTTAGGAGAAGAAAGAATGGAAATAGAGGCCGTAAAGACTGCAAATGCTTCTTTGGGAGAAATGATTTCTTCTAAAAACTTTCCTCTGAGTTCACTTGTATTTTTGAGTTCAAGATTGTGCAGTTCAATCTCTTTTTTCAAAATTTCCCACTTTCTATAGTCTAAAAGATATATGAGTTTTGCTATATGTTTTAAAATACGGAAGTAGAAAGGAGAATAATACCATTTGCCGTTGTATGTAAAATATCCTCTACGTAGTATATTAGTCGCCTCTGAAAGATAATGTATGCCCTCTGAATTGTGATGGATTTTTTCCGTTTCGGCTTCTTTATAGATGAATCCGCAATTCCAGCAGTTGAAAGATTCTACATCCAACTTTCTTTTTACCAAAAATATCGGCTCCCCGCATTGTGGACATTCGTTTATGAGAAAGTTTTCATGTTTTAGACAAACCGTATAGAAGCTTAATCTCCACTCTTTTCTGAAATATTCCTGTTCTTGCAGACATTGCGGACAATATCTTAGT
This region of Nitratiruptor sp. YY08-10 genomic DNA includes:
- a CDS encoding TniQ family protein, giving the protein MPTKSKFHPEKGYLFKIVYRDKKFKEKLAKTVIKNRVKPYPNELFTSWIARNATINFLQTPTFINCYFPEYKNKFLNRDTDIFVDKEIANNFAKRMLLDENDVFNTSLQSYSGYLNETIDPKTRNHLITPVKVRGSYPRIKGLRYCPQCLQEQEYFRKEWRLSFYTVCLKHENFLINECPQCGEPIFLVKRKLDVESFNCWNCGFIYKEAETEKIHHNSEGIHYLSEATNILRRGYFTYNGKWYYSPFYFRILKHIAKLIYLLDYRKWEILKKEIELHNLELKNTSELRGKFLEEIISPKEAFAVFTASISILSSPKNLKRFITSNKISYSILKRDLNYTPYWYETATWIHKKQPHLVTIEEAKNACSWMKKNGIEPSYSTLSRLLGIVLEKRKRPELATLM
- a CDS encoding DUF6471 domain-containing protein yields the protein MKEKAKNLLKSELVKRGLKYSDLAFLMKQKQYNENADAIRTKINRGTFSFEFFLKVLDAMDAELIVKDKDKKDPG